A DNA window from Ostrea edulis chromosome 5, xbOstEdul1.1, whole genome shotgun sequence contains the following coding sequences:
- the LOC125649647 gene encoding uncharacterized protein LOC125649647, whose translation MDPCAQDVIRCDLCETAIVQMYCDFCHVNLCITCIGKHVSDDYDKHIVVPIQNRKSTLIYPRCTTHDRKRCELQCKECNLSVCSVCVFDQHLGHTFSNLSKVHNARKADIGKDEEEIQNIISPKYDEIATDIKTQIANLKENYKKLTTAVTTYGEEWHKEIDNVINRMKNELEEMGIAHLDILNRHLDEIQQLQTLIEQTLLTIKRIEKSNDISVTMEYSSQNKEFSKFPPKVQVTLPTFSPNTVVNPNTTDSEQVYKLLGSLIPLCYTTEENGYTLEKTETLAKELMEKPELVSTIDTGYEKLSSVVCLSEEDIWTSAKVNAVMKCFNIQGSLIKTIETKSGERPSGITVTTDGSLVYCDRGTNTVNKVKSGQTEEVIRLQGWIPQHLCVTSSGDLLVIMLRDVRNSDDVAQSKIVRYSGSTEKQTIQFDDQGQPLYSSGPLNKYISENRNLDICVADLRAGAVVVVNQSGKLRFRYTGRFSLRKRIPLIPRGIATNSQSQILTLDRDTLFIHILDQNGQFLRYIDNCNLNNPVGLYVDKSDSMYVAEMNGSVKKFKYLQ comes from the coding sequence ATGGATCCCTGTGCCCAAGATGTCATCCGATGTGACCTTTGTGAGACAGCCATAGTGCAGATGTACTGCGATTTCTGCCATGTCAACCTGTGTATTACCTGCATAGGAAAGCATGTTTCTGATGACTATGACAAGCATATTGTGGTCCCCATCCAGAATCGAAAATCAACATTAATTTACCCGAGGTGCACAACACATGATAGGAAACGttgtgaacttcagtgcaaagAATGTAACCTCTCTGTGTGTTCTGTGTGTGTATTTGATCAACATCTGGGACATACGTTTTCAAATCTTTCTAAAGTCCACAATGCAAGGAAAGCAGACATTGGAAAGGATGAAGAAGAGATACAAAACATTATTTCTCCAAAATATGACGAAATTGCCACTGACATTAAAACTCAGATAGCAAACTTGAAGGAAAACTATAAGAAACTCACAACAGCCGTCACTACCTATGGAGAAGAATGGCACAAAGAAATTGATAATGTCATCAACAGAATGAAAAATGAACTTGAGGAGATGGGGATTGCACACCTGGATATTCTGAACAGACACTTGGATGAGATACAACAGTTACAGACTTTGATTGAGCAAACATTGCTCACCATTAAAAGAATTGAGAAAAGTAATGATATATCAGTAACTATGGAGTACAGCTCCCAAAACAAAGAATTCAGCAAGTTCCCTCCAAAAGTCCAAGTCACACTGCCCACATTTAGTCCCAACACAGTAGTTAATCCCAACACAACAGATAGTGAACAGGTTTACAAGTTGTTAGGATCTTTGATACCATTATGCTATACAACAGAAGAAAATGGCTACACGCTGGAGAAGACGGAGACTTTGGCCAAAGAGCTGATGGAGAAACCAGAACTTGTGAGTACTATAGATACTGGGTATGAGAAACTCTCCAGCGTGGTCTGCCTTAGTGAAGAGGACATCTGGACAAGTGCAAAAGTCAATGCTGTTATGAAATGTTTCAACATTCAAGGTTCACTTATAAAGACAATCGAAACAAAATCGGGGGAAAGGCCAAGTGGTATAACTGTGACAACAGATGGGAGTTTAGTGTACTGTGACCGAGGAACAAACACTGTGAATAAAGTGAAGAGTGGACAGACAGAGGAGGTGATCAGACTACAGGGCTGGATACCTCAACATCTCTGTGTCACCTCCTCTGGTGATCTCCTGGTTATCATGCTCAGAGATGTTAGAAATAGTGATGATGTCGCACAATCCAAAATTGTCCGTTACTctggctccacagagaaacaaacaattcagtttgatgatcagggtcaaCCTCTCTATTCATCTGGTCCTTTGAATAAATACATCAGTGAAAATAGGAACCTTGATATCTGTGTGGCCGACTTGAGAGCTGGAGctgtagtggtggtcaatcagtcaggaaaactccgatttcgATACACTGGCCGTTTTTCTTTGAGAAAGAGAATACCATTGATCCCACGAGGAATAGCAACAAACAGTCAAAGCCAGATTCTGACTTTAGACAGAGATACCCTCTTTATTCATATTCTAGACCAGAATGGACAGTTCCTCCGCTATATAGATAATTGCAATCTGAACAACCCCGTTGGTTTATATGTGGACAAAAGTGACAGTATGTATGTTGCAGAGATGAATGGAAGTGTcaagaaatttaaatatctaCAGTAA